Proteins encoded together in one Halalkaliarchaeum sp. AArc-CO window:
- a CDS encoding MoaD/ThiS family protein, giving the protein MEIEIKTYGAVRELFDRTEFTYTVPPDSTVEDLLAALETENDRSAEFCLLEGFREETVLVVRNGTNAKLLDGGDTTLEDGDRLSITSSPMPEG; this is encoded by the coding sequence ATGGAAATCGAAATCAAGACGTACGGAGCGGTTCGAGAGCTGTTCGATCGAACGGAGTTCACCTACACAGTCCCGCCGGATTCGACGGTCGAAGATCTGCTCGCCGCACTCGAAACCGAAAACGACCGTTCCGCCGAGTTCTGTCTCCTCGAGGGGTTCCGGGAGGAAACCGTACTGGTCGTGCGGAACGGCACGAACGCGAAACTACTCGACGGGGGCGATACGACACTCGAAGACGGCGATCGACTTAGCATCACTTCCTCACCGATGCCAGAGGGATAA
- a CDS encoding PH domain-containing protein, whose protein sequence is MSPNPVVSDDWRRFDGETVMWEASPRTTRALPGIGLSVALLVVVFWLAVSVSGWALLLVPVAAVPGLYHYLRVVTTNFVLTDGEIAVKTGILGRSVRRVEYSRVQNVGYSQGLTGSVFGYGTVDVEIAGGRDLQLYDVYDPTEPYEIVRELATGRTAAEIPGSLEAWTAIRDEVVALRKSLES, encoded by the coding sequence ATGAGTCCGAATCCGGTCGTATCCGACGATTGGCGTCGATTCGACGGCGAGACTGTCATGTGGGAGGCGTCACCACGAACGACTCGCGCATTGCCGGGCATCGGGCTCAGCGTGGCGTTGCTCGTGGTCGTGTTCTGGCTCGCCGTTTCCGTCAGCGGTTGGGCGCTACTGTTGGTTCCCGTTGCGGCCGTGCCGGGTCTGTACCACTACTTGCGGGTGGTCACGACCAACTTCGTGTTGACCGACGGCGAGATCGCGGTGAAAACTGGAATCCTGGGTCGGTCGGTTCGTCGCGTCGAATACAGCCGCGTTCAAAACGTCGGCTATTCGCAGGGGCTCACCGGCTCGGTGTTCGGCTACGGCACCGTCGACGTCGAGATCGCCGGTGGACGCGATCTGCAACTGTACGACGTGTACGACCCGACGGAGCCCTACGAGATCGTTCGCGAACTGGCCACGGGACGGACGGCCGCTGAAATCCCGGGATCTCTCGAAGCGTGGACCGCGATCCGCGACGAGGTCGTAGCGCTCCGGAAAAGTCTCGAGTCGTAG
- a CDS encoding PH domain-containing protein, protein MDDVGFDWLTLEEDEEVLWSSRPHRSSLVPALIVGIPLSILLIGLVIILGAYLTYTNTNYVVTTSGLYKKTGILSRDVQKIGFDKVQNISYSQSAIGSYFGYGNVEVSTAGSSGVEMQFRSVPAPADVQELIDSRIERRDGRGGDDKEDVLAEILTELRTIRRIVEEGQDDNGNDEIGTDGNDTDANRTDSNGDSNTDGAGTDNTRDR, encoded by the coding sequence ATGGACGATGTCGGTTTCGACTGGCTTACGCTGGAAGAGGACGAGGAAGTGCTGTGGTCGAGCCGTCCACACCGAAGTAGCCTCGTCCCGGCGTTGATCGTCGGCATTCCGCTCTCCATTCTCCTCATCGGGCTCGTGATCATCCTCGGGGCGTATCTCACCTATACGAACACGAACTACGTCGTCACGACCTCCGGCCTGTATAAAAAGACCGGCATCCTCTCGCGGGACGTCCAGAAAATCGGCTTCGACAAGGTACAGAACATCTCCTACAGCCAGAGCGCCATCGGTTCCTACTTCGGTTACGGCAACGTCGAGGTGAGCACCGCCGGCAGTTCCGGCGTCGAGATGCAGTTCCGGAGCGTGCCGGCACCCGCAGACGTCCAGGAGCTCATCGACAGCCGGATCGAGCGTAGAGACGGACGTGGTGGAGACGACAAGGAGGACGTACTCGCGGAGATTCTGACGGAACTGCGCACGATTCGGCGCATCGTCGAGGAGGGTCAGGACGACAACGGTAACGACGAGATTGGAACGGACGGAAACGATACCGACGCCAATCGAACGGACAGCAACGGTGACAGTAACACCGACGGCGCCGGCACCGATAACACCCGAGACCGATGA
- a CDS encoding Xaa-Pro peptidase family protein — MTDHDAITTRLSRARSGLRSGVADALVCFPSSNMYYLSGFEDEPMERHLFLIVTPDDALFLAPEMYDEQIREESPIADVRTWGDDEDPIALLASIGEELELAAGRLLVDDRMWAMFTQDLREVFPEATFGLASELLTDLRIRKDDSELDRLERAASIADSVSELIRTLGSDAIGMTERELAVEIERRLEDAGGDGISFDVVVGSGPNGARPHHRHGARAIEPGDPVVLDFGTRFGGYPSDQTRTVVFGGNPPTEFESAFDAVLAAQKAGIQAIEPGVEASEVDRAAREVIEKRGYGDQFIHRTGHGVGLDVHEPPYITGENDRKLEEGMVFSVEPGVYIEGAFGIRIEDLVVVTGDGCKRLNRSPRTWKPLGEE, encoded by the coding sequence ATGACCGATCACGACGCAATAACGACACGGCTGTCACGGGCCAGGAGCGGGCTTCGATCCGGAGTCGCCGACGCGCTCGTCTGTTTCCCCAGTTCCAACATGTACTACCTCTCGGGGTTCGAGGACGAGCCGATGGAGCGGCACCTCTTTTTGATCGTCACCCCCGACGACGCGCTGTTTCTGGCGCCGGAGATGTACGACGAACAGATCCGGGAGGAGTCGCCGATCGCCGACGTCCGAACCTGGGGGGACGACGAGGATCCGATCGCATTGCTTGCATCCATCGGCGAGGAGTTGGAACTCGCCGCTGGACGGCTCCTGGTCGACGACCGCATGTGGGCAATGTTCACCCAGGACCTCCGGGAGGTGTTCCCGGAGGCCACCTTCGGTCTGGCGAGCGAACTGCTGACCGACCTGCGCATCCGCAAAGACGACAGCGAACTGGATCGCCTCGAACGGGCGGCGTCGATCGCTGATTCGGTGAGCGAATTGATCCGCACGCTCGGTTCGGACGCGATCGGCATGACCGAACGCGAACTCGCCGTCGAGATCGAACGTCGACTCGAGGACGCAGGCGGCGACGGGATCTCCTTCGACGTCGTCGTCGGGTCCGGTCCGAACGGTGCCCGTCCCCACCACCGCCACGGCGCCCGGGCGATCGAACCCGGCGATCCGGTAGTGCTCGACTTTGGGACCCGGTTCGGCGGGTATCCGAGCGACCAGACCAGGACGGTCGTGTTCGGCGGGAATCCGCCGACGGAGTTCGAATCGGCGTTTGACGCCGTTCTGGCTGCACAGAAGGCGGGGATCCAGGCGATCGAACCTGGCGTCGAGGCCAGCGAGGTCGATCGGGCCGCACGCGAGGTCATCGAAAAGCGAGGCTACGGCGACCAGTTCATCCACCGGACTGGCCACGGGGTCGGACTCGACGTCCACGAACCCCCCTACATCACCGGAGAAAACGACCGGAAGCTCGAGGAGGGAATGGTGTTCAGCGTCGAACCCGGCGTCTACATCGAGGGGGCGTTCGGGATTCGCATCGAGGAT